The genome window TCTAGCTTTATGCTCCAGAACTCGGTTTGTTCAACTCTTTCTCTATTCATTAGTTATAACATgaaatttttcttgaacaacatgagatttttattctcaatcaattaGGTTGTTTATGGACTAAAACACCGTTAAAGACATGACTAATATTGCCCCACAAATGATTGCGAGTCTAAAGTATAATCCAGACCCTCTCGTCCTCTTCATttgtaaaaaaacttaattatttattaccTTTAGAAAAGTAATTGTGTCATTTACGCCAATATCCCAACAAAATAATTGGATTTTAGGAGTAAATCTAATATTGTGTCCCAACAACACTTAAAAGGGTTGCGTTTTGAAATTTAACAAAACGTTCTTCTATAtgtaaaaattatgttgttcttttcttttatgtgtttgtgCATTTATGTTCGGTGTTCTCTTCAacatcaataatgttttaaattatctttattctttagCGTTATatctagatttttttgttagttattcaaatgaaaatcatcatcattatgGGACTATGTTTGGTGTGTTGCTGTAATAATTTTTGTGAGCATTTATGTTTTGGACCCTCCAAATCTTCTTTTATCAAGTCAACCGATCTAAATAGGTTGCAtattaactagaaaaaagataaaaagattgatgatgtgttttatgttttaggGCTTTCAAGTGTGATTGGATAAAATATTTGCTACTTATATCACTATGTTTATatggaaaatataaaacatattggCTTAAGCTTTGAAAAGAAAGGCTTTTATATTAAATGAgacattaattattaataagtCACTATTAGGGTTTCTGGTGAGGAAGTTGATGAAAATCTGCCCTCTTACCATGTAGCTAGTCTAATATTGGCCGGTTGTTAACTAGGCGGAATGTATATCTTGTAATTCTATACTATCGATCCTTTTTCTTGCTTATTTTATgacaaatatagttttttttttttgagaagtaTAATATTGCATTAGAATACGCCAAGATCTGGCGGAGGAGACatataaaacatagaaaatctGCTTACAGCTCACGTTTAGCAGGCCtaagaaatgaaatgataacCAACCCAAGAAACCAAAAATACAAATAGCAGCTAAGAGAAGCAaatttgattccaaaataacaaaatagcagCTAAAAGATGCAGATTTGGTGCCACACACCAAGATGAATTGCCAAGTAAACTTCCAACTTGAACCAGATTTGAGTTAAACAAAATATTGCCATCTTTCCTCAACTTAACCGAACAACAAAACCAGTCATGGCCTCTCCAGAGATCAGCCTTTGACACCTTAACAAGAAGAGGAGCAAGATCGCGCGCCACACTCTGGATATCTTGGAGATTCAGCTCCTTTCTAGAACCAAAGCAATCTACAGATCATTGGCACGCACCAAACAGTATCCTGCAACTTTTCATCAAAAACTGCAAGAGACCGAACCAACCTGGAAAACAATCCAGATTCCCCAAAAGCTGCACccagaaattaaagaaatagaaGACCCGCATATCAAGCAAATTAGAGCCAAGTGACAAATTCAGTGTTTCTAAAGACTCCCTGTTTGGCCATGTGATCTGCCGTATGATTACTCTCACGAAGAGAATGAGTGAATGTGAGAGAACCAAAACATGAAGCTACTCTCTGAATAGAGGAGAAAAGATTGTGATGCCGCCAAGGCCTATTATGGGGGTTATTCATCCAGCTAATGACATTGGCCGAGTTAGATTCaataataatgtgtttatgATGCAGGCGGCAATTAGAGGCTGATAATTCAATAGCTTTGACAACCGCTTTCAGCTTGGCGACATTGGAGTCTAAGATCCCAACTGACAAGGAGAAAATACCAAGAATAATCCCATTATGATTTCGCAAGACTCCGCCTATACCTGAAGGGCCCGGCTTCCCAAGAGAGGAGCCATCCACATTCCATTTGAAGCTATTAATCATAGGGGGAGACCACACAACAACTacccttttgtttttagaattagTCCATCGTAACAGCCCTTCTGCTGACCTTAGCAAATCTGAAGCGGAATAAGAAAAATCAGGTTCTATAGCCTTTATCCAAAAGCAGAGACGAGTAATAATAAGGATAAATAGAGTATCATAATTCGGGGTTGTCTGCTTGAATATGACATCATTACGATGTAGCCAAATAGACCATGCCACTGAAAAAAACAGCATCAACCAagcttttttttgaaattttccatAAACCAAAGAATCCCACTGAGAGAAAAGGGCTGCCAAGTTCTTTGGGCAACACCACGCTAAGCCCCACCGATTGATAATTTTAGACCAAACTATCCAATGTTTGTGACAATGCAGAAGTATATGATCAACCGATTCTTCCTCAGCTAAGCAAATGGGACAAGCAGCAGCTGAGATGTCCAATATACCTCTTCTGACCAACATACTAcgagtgttgatttttttaatgatagccATCCAGCAGAATACTTCAACTTTAGGAGGAACGATGCCTCTCCAAATCCCAGTAAAGGAGAAGCTAGTGTCCATTGGGGGTTTGGGGCTTAACAGCCCACATAGAGATTTGATCGAGAATCTACCGGTGGAGTTGGCTTTCCAAATTAATCTGTCCTCTGCGTCTTTGTCCAGCTGCACTTTTGAAAGAATGGCAGTCATTCGGTCTAGAAGGCCATAGTTTCTACCTCGCAAGGGTCTACTCCAGGTGAATAGCCAGTGCCAAGCATGACCATCCCATATCCCCATCTTATCAAGGCTTGCTTCTTTATCATTAGTTAACCGGAACAGGGCAGGAAACTGATCTGCCAGGCTACCAGTAGTTGTCCAATCATCAAGCCAGAATTTAATCCTCTTGCCATTTCCAACTAGCATCACAGATTGATGTTTCACAATGTCTTGCAATCTAATATCTGTAACACAATGATTAACAATACGAGACCAAGTACTTCCAGTTCCTGCAATAGGATATTTCGGAATAATTGAGGAGCATTTAGTGTTGTATATGTTGTTAATCACATCCTTCCACATGCTCGACTCCTTCGAACCAAACCTCCATAGCCATTTGAACATCAGGGCTTTGTTTTTGTCCCTTAGAGATCCGATCCCAAGACCACCATCATTTTTTGCCAGAGAAATAATTGACCATCTAACATTGCATATGTTCTTACCTCCCTCTTTTCCGGACCATAAAAAAGATCTGAATTTCTTTTCAATGGATGATGCAATTGCTGTAGGCATAgggaataaagagagaaagtatATGAGCAAATTACCTAAGACAGATTTGATTAAGCACAATCTACCCCCAATAGATAATAGTCTGCCTTTCCACGAAGCCAACCTAGCACTGATATTATGGAGAATAGGCTTCCACATCAAAGTTCTACAAGAGCTTGCACCAATGggaatcataatttttttataatatgatgtGATCCAATGGATGATCTATCAAAGTCACTAATTTGGGAATAAATCTAGAGATTTAAGGCATGTTTGTCTAGTCCAACAATAATATCTACATGTCATCACGACATTGCCTATTTTTAGAGTGTTTGCTCTCCATTTATGTTTTTGGTGTGTTTGTTCTTATGTAATAAACCATgtgttcttccttttttttttgtttgcttactAGGATACTTGTAGGGATACGGACTCATTGGAAATGTTCTGAATATTTCtattgatgaattttatttaatgaaatttgctttttagttttgattttttctgaTACAACTTGAAAAAGTTAATCTACGAGTAAAGAAAGGCCAAGTTGGTTGAAAGGTTGAAGGCTTTCTATTCTGCTGCTGATGATGAAGATGGTAAGTAAATTCAACAGTATAATTTAATGCTTATCCAAAACTAAGGTCTTGGTGGGTTTTGTAGTAAGATGAGGAATAGTTATTTTTCATGCTATatgctgtatatatatattttttgattgattagATCTGATGCTAGCAACTTTTGTCAAGATCAACAAAATGGATGGCTCTGGTTTGAGAAAATCATTAGGCGCtttaagagatatttatcctaGAACTAGAATTCCACAGTAAAGAAAAATTGGGCAATAAggatacgtttttttttttttttatgtcaattacaATGCTTTTAAAAGCCCATAATAATCTCAAAAGCCATAAAATAGCGCCCAAAAAAGGCCAAAAACTTAAATcggttttttcttgcttttccttttaattaactaaaccaaattaaactaaaattagtCCGCTTGAATcagttttaatttgatttttttaaattttttttaaaattgtttttgctatttattttaggtGAAAGCGGGATAGAATCGAAAATGTTCACCCATAATCTCTACCATCTTATGTAGTTTCCATTCTAAGAGAGAATGATAAGTGACCCAAATTTTTGACAGGAAAATCAAGTTATAgacaatgaataaataattcGAGCAATAACATTGTAATTTGAACCAGTAATGATAATATCATTAACATAATCAAGACAAGTAAATGCAGGTCATCATCAGGAAGAGTGTACAGTGAAGTATTTGCCTTGGAAACCTAAAAACCATAAGATTGTAAAGATTCACtaagcatagtttttaaatccgGCCCGGTCTAAGATCCgagttccgggttttgaccgggtcgcccgggttaattttttttttttaaatcaaaacgacgtcgttttagtaaaaaaacaaaaattaacggGTTACAACTGAGTTTTTAACCGGGTCTTTCCAGTTCACCCCGGGTTTTTCCttaccctattttttcttcaacctggcCCGGTTCCAGTctcgggtcgacccgccgggccgggccgggtttcaaaactatgtcaCTAGGGTGAGATAACTATGCTCTTGGAGCTTGATGAAGACCATACAAGGTCTTTTTGAGGTGGCACACATGAAGTAATATTGCCATTATATATCTAATGAAAATTCGGATGAACAAAACCTTGAAATAAGATGGTTCAATAATAGAGCCTTTCTCTGCAAGGAGAGCCTTGAAGAGGATATTTTATTACACCAACAAATGAAGTCTTAGGTTTCAAAGAGTTTGTTTGTGATCTGGTCAACATGCGTCGTGGTGAAGAAGAAAGTTCAATATATATGGGAAGTGTAATAGAAACCTTTTGAAGAGATGCATGGTCAACAGCTGTTGAATTTGAAGTAGTATGCGAGACTACCACTTCAAATTTTGAAGTAATATTGAAGGATTCAAATCCTTCAATAATTGAACCACTCGTGGGACAGACATTCTGTAGTTAATTTTGGGGGGAAAGTAgtgataataaataattagaaTGCAACAGCTTGTTGAAGAGAAGAAGATATTCATGCTAGATTATCATctctaatgaatttttatacacGTATAAGAGTACTTATTTGATAATCCTTGTTCACTTCTCAAAatccaagaaagaaagaaacatttatatatatatgtgtgtgtgtgtggaatcTCAATAATAAGGCCTACTTCTGCCTGGAATCATCCCTTCTGTTGCCAGAGACTGACTACAGAACGTTGGCTTGCATTTCTTTCAACATCCACTACCTCATTCACAACCCAATTCCAAGCATTCTCATTCAACATGGTAACATAGAACAAGATCACATGTCATGGAGTTCCTCCTCTTCATCCTCACAGTCCTCGTAAGTTGTGGCATCTTGGTACTGCTGATACTCGGACACCAAGTCATTCATGTTGCTCTCTGCCTCTGTGAACTCCATCTCATCCATTCCTTCCCCAGTGTACCAATGCAAGAAAGCCTTCCTCCTAAACATGGCAGTAAACTGCTCACTCACGCGACGGAACATTTCCTGAATTGACGTGGAGTTTCCAATGAATGTCGATGCCATTTTTAGGCCTGTGGGAGGAATATCACAAACAGTTGATTTGACATTGTGTGGGATCCATTCAACAAAGTATGATGAGTTCTTGTTTTGAACATTGATCATCTGCTCATCCACTTCCTTGGTACTCATTTTGCCCCTGAACATTGCCGAGGCTGTCAAATACCGACCGCGGCGTGGGTCTGCTGCGCACATCATGTTCTTGGCATCCCACATTTGCTGGGTGAGCTCTGGGACGGACAAGGTGCTGTATTGTTGTGAACCACGTGAGGTCAGAGGAGCAAAACCCACCATGAAGAAATGTAGCCGAGGGAAAGGGATCAGATTCACAGCAAGCTTTCTCAGGTCAGAGTTAAGCTGTCCAGGAAATCTCAAGCAACATGTGACCCCGGACATGGTAGCAGAGATCAAATGATTTAGATCACCAACTGCACCTCAAAGAAGCATGAAAtcaaacataaagaaataaaaaaaaaaatccaggtctaagaatatatgaaaatcaaaattcttacAGCTTGGCGAGGTGAGTTTGAGGGTACGGAAGCAGATGTTGTGGAGAGCTTCATTATCAAGGACCATGCATTCATCTGCATTTTCAACAAGCTGATGCACAGAAAGGGTTGCATTATAAGGCTCAACAACTGTATCAGAAACCTTAGGAGAAGGAAACACAGAGAACGTAAGCATCATCCGATCAGGGTATTCCTCTCTGATCTTCGATATCAATAGAGTGCCCATACCAGATCCGGTTCCTCCTCCTAGTGAATGGCACACCTGAAATCCTGCATGCAAATCCACATTAACAAcagaaccaaaacaaaatttacattccaaaaataaaaaaaatactaacccTGCAAGCAATCACAATTCTCTGCTTCTTTTCGGACAACATCGAGGACAGAATCAATCATCTCAGCACCCTCGGTGTAATGGCCTTTAGCCCAGTTGTTTCCAGCACCAGATTGTccgaaaacaaaattatcagGTCTGAAAATCTGACCATAAGGACCTGACCTGACACTGTCCATGGTACCAGGTTCAAGGTCCATTAGGACAGCCCTTGGGACAAACCTGCCACCACTTGCCTCATTGTAATAAACATTGATCCTTTCAAGCTGCAGCTCAGAATCTCCATTGTATTTTCCTGTTGCATCAATCCCATGTTCTGCACATACCACCTCCCAGAACTTTGCACCAATTTGATTGCCACATTGGCCTCCTTGGATGTGAAGAATCTCACGCATTTTGAAGAAACTGAAACAAAAAATCAggaacaaaaaaaggaaaggaggagaagagagaaTTTGAGAATGCAGAGAGGAGGGGGGGATTTTTATAGCAAGATTGATCTAACTGTTGGGAATAATGGGTTTGGTTTTGAATTAGTGAAAATGTGCTGTAATTTTTGCAACGTTATTTGAGCTGGATCATGCCATTGCCATGTATGGtataatggtgttttttttttttttttttgacgttAATCAATAAAGTCAAAGTTTGAGGTATgctaattcttttaaataatcatAAGCATGTAATTCtagattatttaaatatatgtatatctaaaatgatattttttaaaataaaaatgcataggTGCATTTGACAGGAACTCATGATGTTGATGCAGCTTGATTTCTTACAtcgaaataaattttttttttttttgaaaaaagagctTCGCTTGTGAAACAAAATGTTGTGGCAGCATGTTCTCATgctatgatgtttttttttttttaattattattaacgtgagtgtttGGGCTAATTTATttgtacctcgattaattttatgaatattaaagttaacgactatgtaagtctccagtgaccctgaggtTTCTAGAACTCGAATTGATGACTTCTAGAGAGTAAATCTAGAATCTGATCAATTGAGTTATACCCTTCATTATTAGATGTTCATATTTATCTATACTAGATGGGAAGGAACAACTAATAATTCATGTGTATTTATGATGCATTATCTTCgaaaggaaataatttttctatgccAAGTGGTGGTAAATGAGTATATACAACATTTATATAATTACTTTCTTTTAAGATATTGTGTGTTACTCAATTGTAGATCATTATTATGTCATTGACATTGGCTATCCTAACGTTCATGTTTTTTAGCTCATATTGTAATGAATAGTACCATCTTAATgaatttcatgaataaaagaaaatattaactttttaaGCATTCATCATTACAGAATATCATTGGAAGGTGTTTTGGTGTATTGAAGGCTAGATTTAACATCTTAGATGTTATTCTAAGTTATTCATTAccatgaaaaaatttgaatggaaGATAAagttgattgattatttatagAAAACGGTAGATATCACAATATGGATGGCATCGCGGGACTAAATAGGAAATGGAAAAATATAGGGGAAGTAAAAGAATTAGAGTCGTTAccaagtaattaaaagaaagtagaaattctaaaattaacattAGCTATAAAGATTTAGGTAATGAGTTAGTTATGAATAAGAGAAGGCAGACATCACCCTTATCGTATCCTTTCACATGAAAGGTTATTGTTGcttgtgtttttctaaatttgttctATGTTATAATATTCTGAGTTTATTCacgatttattttaaatgttgataTTGGTCTTAAAAAATAGGAGACTTAACAAAAAGTGACGTGAGTGTTGGTTGAAATTGCAAATGCGTGaattataacaaataataataagtgaATGAGTAAGAATATCATTCCacaagaatttaaaaattactaacAAGTACCaaaattagttaaattataatctatttgataaactaaataaaagtgATTTATCATcctataaaacaacaaaaactaaattaaacaacaaagtcaaaatcaagatgataatgttttaggattttttattcACCATAATtgatctaattaattattatatttcttatcATTGACAATCAAGTTTCTCTAATCTACTCATCAATCTTTCTCAAGCgttaataaaatatcttaacaAGCAATTTTcgatatcattgaaaaaaattctaaacctatcaaaatttattaagaacGACGAAACTCTAACGATTACATAAGGCATAGATATCTCTTTCCTATTAATTTCTTATGGTATCTCAAACATTGACCGAACATTTATCACTTtttagtctttaattaatttcctaATCATGTAAATATTGATCAATCATTTAAGAGATactcaacaaaaactaaattaattcaatcacaTAAATATTAGTATAATCATTATTAGGCTACATCATAAAtcctataaaaaagattttatttcataatcaaaccaaaagaaattatatgaGATATGTTTAACATCACTCAAGAGTTTCGTAAATTGAAGGAATTGGCATCTTGAAGGTTGTCATCTCTTACTCAAATCGTTTTGTCCTTTTTTCTCCCATCAAGAATTTTAGGTCTATTTTTTAGCTTTCTACGAaaacaagaaatatttaaaagagaattATGTAGCTCCAACTATTATCTAAAAaccaaatagttttttagtttgacTAGACCAGACCAATGAAGAGTTGTTTTATAggtttaacccttttttttttttttttgcctctaaTTATAGTTTCTATTTATtggaaagaaaatgaacaaCAAATAGGATATTAATTAAGAAACGAATGGTTGATCAACAGATTATTTATCAGATGAATAACTCCACACTACATCCATTTAAACTGAGTCTggcaattatattaaaattgatatgatccataaaaacaataaaattcatttcccgtgaaaacaatataagaaaaagtaaattataaattagttctTCTATTTggaaaatgattaattaattcctatattttaaaatctatttagaactagattattttttctgatttcatgttcttgttcaatttattttgtttttctattttaagagatataaaagcaaataaaaaatagataatatgaAAAGATTAATTAGAGAAGATTTTCTTGaacaacaatattaaattaaccatgGTCAACACTGTTCAATGAATTaactaattagtttttaaaactagaaggactattcaatttgttttgaaataatcaGAGGGACTAATTCATAACTtctctaataaaaattatagtttactAAACTTAACTTGATGAATATGAGATAAACAGCTCTAATATAATtaccaaagaaattaaaacactCGTTGTTGATTagccattttttttctattgtgaTTTGCGTGCTCTCGCATGCTCGATGTGTTGTtgaatatttcataaaaaaattaaagattaattttacaacaataaattttaggttgttcttaaaataaaaataaaaataccatagAGCATTATTTACATTGTAAATAACAGAACC of Populus trichocarpa isolate Nisqually-1 chromosome 16, P.trichocarpa_v4.1, whole genome shotgun sequence contains these proteins:
- the LOC7487442 gene encoding tubulin beta chain, whose protein sequence is MREILHIQGGQCGNQIGAKFWEVVCAEHGIDATGKYNGDSELQLERINVYYNEASGGRFVPRAVLMDLEPGTMDSVRSGPYGQIFRPDNFVFGQSGAGNNWAKGHYTEGAEMIDSVLDVVRKEAENCDCLQGFQVCHSLGGGTGSGMGTLLISKIREEYPDRMMLTFSVFPSPKVSDTVVEPYNATLSVHQLVENADECMVLDNEALHNICFRTLKLTSPSFGDLNHLISATMSGVTCCLRFPGQLNSDLRKLAVNLIPFPRLHFFMVGFAPLTSRGSQQYSTLSVPELTQQMWDAKNMMCAADPRRGRYLTASAMFRGKMSTKEVDEQMINVQNKNSSYFVEWIPHNVKSTVCDIPPTGLKMASTFIGNSTSIQEMFRRVSEQFTAMFRRKAFLHWYTGEGMDEMEFTEAESNMNDLVSEYQQYQDATTYEDCEDEEEELHDM